The Amycolatopsis viridis genome window below encodes:
- a CDS encoding Lrp/AsnC family transcriptional regulator, with translation MAVNLDDVDWAILDELQREARISLSELGRRVSLSPSATTERVRQLEAMGVVTGYHAVVDLAKVGYPVLAVVRLKYPGNHHQPLRRLLAERREILECLRTTGDDCYTLKVAATSMEHLETLMDELAGFGSTTTSVVYSQTLPFHGPPRP, from the coding sequence ATGGCCGTGAATCTTGATGACGTCGACTGGGCGATCCTCGACGAGTTGCAACGGGAGGCACGCATCTCCCTCAGCGAGTTGGGGCGGCGCGTGAGCCTCAGCCCGTCAGCCACCACGGAACGGGTGCGGCAACTGGAGGCGATGGGCGTCGTCACCGGCTACCACGCCGTGGTCGACCTGGCCAAGGTCGGCTACCCCGTACTCGCCGTCGTCCGGTTGAAGTACCCGGGCAACCACCACCAGCCGCTCCGCCGACTGCTCGCCGAGCGACGCGAGATCCTGGAGTGCCTGCGCACCACCGGCGACGACTGCTACACCCTCAAGGTAGCCGCGACCTCCATGGAGCATCTGGAGACACTCATGGACGAGCTGGCCGGCTTCGGCAGCACGACCACCAGCGTCGTCTACAGCCAGACGCTGCCCTTTCACGGACCGCCCCGGCCCTGA